The genomic window ATTTCTTATGGTGGCCCGAAGCTTCCGTATTACCAATTTGTCAGGCAGAATCATATCGCCTTGCTGTTCTAGGTAATCCAATAAATTTTCAGTCCATTTTAGAGCAGCTGCATGATTAATACTCCTCTCTGGGATCAGTTCtacttcctcttcctcattttcacTTGATTCATCAGTTTGGCCCTGTGCTCTTCTGATTATTTCACTATCAGTTAACACCTCATAACCTGGTTCAGTACTGTCCACTTCAAACCACTGTTCAATATTCTCAGTGTCTACTTTTTCACATCCTTGTGTATGCTGTAAGATGGCAGCTAAAGTAGATGCTGAAATTTCTTCTTCATCAAAGTCTAAACCTTCTTTCTCTTCGTTGCCAGGCAAAATTTTGTTCCATGCTCTGATAATAGTCACTGGCTTAACCATGTTCCATGCCATTGAAATTTCATATAGAGCATCTAATAATGTTAGTTTCttccaaaacattttcaaatCATTACCCTCTTCTAAGTTGTTCTGGAGTAGTCCTGCTCTATAGTGTTTCTTCATTACAGCTATGACACCCTGATCCATAGGTTGAATCAATGAGGCTACATTAGGTGGcagatattttacaaatatttggcCATCATCTGACCTCAGGACATTTTCATTTGGATGTGTTGGTGAATTATCCAGTAGCAGCACCGCCTTTTCCTGAAGGCCTTTGGATTTTAAGTACTCTCGAACTTGTGGCACAAAGATCTTGTCAAACCATTGTCTGAAAATAGAAAGGTCCATCCAGGCACCTTTTTGACTGAAATAGGAGACTGGCAGGTTTGAGGTATCAGTGCCTTTAAAGGAACgtggtttttttgcttttcccaCCACACAAAGTTTAAGTTTGTGTAAACCTGTTGCGTTGGCACAACACATGACTGTGACTCTTTCTTCAATTAACTTGTGCCCAGAAGTGGTGAATTTGCCCTTAACAGCTAACGTCCTTGATGGTAAGCACTTCCAAAACAGTCCTGTCTCATCAGCATTATATATTTGCTCAGGCTGTAAATTTTCCCTCTGAACAAATTCCCGAAAGTTGCTACAAAATTCATCCACGGCGGTTTcatctccatttaatttttctcctctgaTGTTAATCTCACGAATGCTATGTCTCTGCTTAAAGCGAGTTAGCCAGCCAGCGGAAGGATTAAAATCTCCATCCATTCCTAAAGCGTAGAAGAAAAATTCTGCTCTTTTTGCACAAATCGGTCCAGATACAGGATTCCCCTTTGCTCTTTGCTGGTTAAACCACTCCAGCATAGCTCTGTCCAGCTCTTCATACATGGACGGCTTCATCGACTTTCTCTTGGCCAAAAGACTTGTGGAATCGGAGCTGCTAGCATAAgttatgattttttctttattcttccttatATCCCTAACGGTTGTCTCACCAATCCCATATATCACTGAGAGCTGTTTGGAGGAGCTGCCTTCTTCAAGTTTCTTTATTATGTCAAGTTTATCCTTAATGGTCAACACCACCCGCTTGCGTTTCCCTGACATTTTAAGGCTTTGGGACATGGAACTTCACAAAAGCTCTGTCTCCCACACTTGTCACTAGTTATTGCGGCATTGACCACGTTCAGGCTGAGCTGGCAGAGGAGCTCCGGGGAAGGAGGCGGCGAGAGAGCAGGCCCGAGGATGGGCAACCgggctgggggagggagaaggccCAGAGTCGCCGTGGATAATGCGGATTGTGAATGTTTGTTTACTTCTTTCTCCCTACCCTACGGCACAGCAGAGGGAGGAAGAACACAATCTTTATACGGGTCCCCACGAGAGGCCGGGACAGGTGTCTACAGCTCCCCGGGGAATAAGAAAGTTGAGCCCAGAAGCGCCCCAGTCGGGGAGGGGCCGGCGTCCGCCGCCTCCCTCTCCCGGGGGACTCAACCCCGGAGCCGGTACCCCCGGCCAGCCGGCCCCCCTCCTCCTAAACCGCAGGGATTCTTCCCTCCAGTAGCCTCGCTGGGTCGCCAGAGCCTCCCCGCGCCCCTCCTGGCCCCGCGGGGACCCACTCCCCACCTCTGAACTCTCGGCCGGGGGCCCCCCAGCGCAGCTCCCTCACTATACCGCCCAGCCAGCTCCTCCCACTCCAGGACGCGCTCCCGGAAGGTGGCCCCTCCCACCAGCGAGCCTCCCCGAAAGAAGGCGGGACTTCCGACCTCCAGCTTCGGGAAAGAGCTGAGGGACGCGCCAGTCGTCAAAACTGACGCTTGAGGCGGAGGTGGAGGCGGAGGCGGAGACGTGGGCGGGGGCGGAGGCGGCCGAAGGCTGCGAAGGCGGCGGCTGCAGAGGTTTGAAAGGTGAGGGAGCGGGACCGCTTAGGGCGGGGGCTTGTCTGCGCTACCTCCCAGCGAATGACTTTCCTAGAGGGGCGGGGTAGAAGGCACCCATCCCCCGGCGGCGGGCAAATAACTCCCTGGGCTCCCGCGCCAGTGTTGTGGCCTCGGGCAGGGAGGGGCGGGGCGGGGACGGCTGGTGACAGCTCTTTCCTTCACTGCTGAGCCCAGCGAGCAGAGCCGAGCTGCCTCAGGGGACACCCTTCCCCTCGGGGGAGGCTGGGGAGCTGCAGGTAAGTCAGGGGTAGGAAGCCAGGTTAGCTTTTCCCTGCGGTTGCTTTCTCCCTCCCCGCCCCTCTGCTCGGTGCTGTCTCCTCGCTCCGCCCCGAGCTTTCTGTGGCGCGCGGTTATCCCTAAACTGAGCCTCAGCATCTGGCTTCTTGGAGATGTttcccatccctcctccctctggGAGACAGTCTGCGCTAACCTCCCTCTGGCAAAAGTGGCGGGGATggatgtgcgtgtgtgtgtgtgtgtgtgtgtgtgtgtgtgtgtgtgtgtgcatgcgtgtgGGGGGGGGTGTGCGCGCGCGTGCAAgagaaaataacacttttttttttttttttttaatgcgcCATGGTTGTTGTCCTCtcatttccaaataaatttcACTACACGCTTTGCAGAGGTGTATGAACACTAGCGGGATACTAGAGAGTCAAATCCGCAAGATCGGCCCGATTCAAAATTATGGAGGCTTGGATAGAGGTTTTGTTGTGCATTTGAATAATGTGAGTccgtgatttttttttattttttttttttaaggcggCAAAGAGCTTTTGGTGCCTGATCTCACTTCATCTTCACAAAGACTGGAGGTAGATAGAGctagttaatatttttaatccctccctctctcccccccccctttttttttttttttttaccattgagGTGATAGTGCATATAGAAAGGCGTAAGCTGACTTCCCCATGTAAGCTGAGGTGTAATTCAAGCTTAAATTTTCTGATTCTCGGATTGTGGGTGTTTCTATTGTTCCATGCCCTTAACTCCTCCAGCTCAGCGTCTTTTATGTTTGTTGCCTAGGCACTAGAGGAGAGATTGGATGAACTCATTCATAATTACGCATTAGGTGGGAAGGTGTCTCAAAGGTAAACTAATCGAATCCCCTACCTGATAAAAGCACGATTCCCTTCCATCCCGAAAAGTTGTCTTGTGTTCTGCTTGATGAACCCAAGCGTCTTGTGCAATATTAGATatcaaataagaagaaataacaCCGATGGGTCTGCATCcacctgttctttttttctttttttttttttttctcttttgttaggCGGTTTCTCTTTGTCCATAACTAGAAGCAAAATAGCATTAAAGAAGCTTGGTGATCCTGATTTTTTGAAATTCAgttaaaatcacaaataattacAATTGTTCATTTAGTTTTTTGATAAACATGCCGCCTCCTAAAAGCtgggaggcttttttttttttttttttttttacaactctgTCAGCTTTACCTTCACAATTTTCTCCCTAGTTCTTATTTCAGACCTTAGATTTCAGCTTTTCTTTGACCTTCAACCTCTCTCCTCCTGctgctccaatatctttatcCCCAAATATTTCTGGGGGATCTGCCTTTAAAGGAAATAAACCAATCATatattccctttttttaaattaatttttcaattaaaataattttttctctttctcttctttgtcctATCCCTAGTGGGGGAAGGAAAAATTGTCACATGCCCCCTTTTAATAActtttataataacaaaaaattattttaaaaatatctactgATTAGCAAACagccccctccctttttttaaggTAGCCCATTGCACTTATGGAAAATCCTGATTAGaaaatctttctttatatctagcTCAAATCTACTTCTCTATTGAAGTTCATTACTGAAGCCTTATAGAATCaattggcatagtggatagagtgccatgtC from Sminthopsis crassicaudata isolate SCR6 chromosome 3, ASM4859323v1, whole genome shotgun sequence includes these protein-coding regions:
- the JRKL gene encoding jerky protein homolog-like, producing MSQSLKMSGKRKRVVLTIKDKLDIIKKLEEGSSSKQLSVIYGIGETTVRDIRKNKEKIITYASSSDSTSLLAKRKSMKPSMYEELDRAMLEWFNQQRAKGNPVSGPICAKRAEFFFYALGMDGDFNPSAGWLTRFKQRHSIREINIRGEKLNGDETAVDEFCSNFREFVQRENLQPEQIYNADETGLFWKCLPSRTLAVKGKFTTSGHKLIEERVTVMCCANATGLHKLKLCVVGKAKKPRSFKGTDTSNLPVSYFSQKGAWMDLSIFRQWFDKIFVPQVREYLKSKGLQEKAVLLLDNSPTHPNENVLRSDDGQIFVKYLPPNVASLIQPMDQGVIAVMKKHYRAGLLQNNLEEGNDLKMFWKKLTLLDALYEISMAWNMVKPVTIIRAWNKILPGNEEKEGLDFDEEEISASTLAAILQHTQGCEKVDTENIEQWFEVDSTEPGYEVLTDSEIIRRAQGQTDESSENEEEEVELIPERSINHAAALKWTENLLDYLEQQGDMILPDKLVIRKLRATIRNKQKMTVNPTQ